The Xenopus tropicalis strain Nigerian chromosome 7, UCB_Xtro_10.0, whole genome shotgun sequence genome includes a region encoding these proteins:
- the LOC108648075 gene encoding olfactory receptor 8H1-like: MVSGSQQNVSGFIIQGFSDTPELQTSLFVLILGIYLIILLGNLIIFLVISCNPHLHTPMYIFLLNLSLIDISFPSNIFPKLLHILLTQQNNISFLGCMTQLYVFGFLAASEFFLLTAMAYDRYVAICDPLHYIARMSRKHCAGLITAAFTVGFVDPVAYLVLIPKLSYCASRLINHYFCDVTPLLTLSCSSTFSVELLNYLVGTLLGFSSFLLILISYIFIISAILKIQSSEGRQKAFSTCASHLICVITLYGTVFCLYMRPTTSYSLERDKYFSLLYIALGPVLNPLIYTLKNREFKFSFNKVRQRFLALFILDKC, from the coding sequence ATGGTCTCAGGAAGTCAACAAAATGTTTCAGGGTttatcatccaagggttctctgatactcctgagcttcaaactTCTCTTTTTGTGCTtatccttggaatctatctcatcattctgctgggaaatctcatcatattcttagtcatttcatgcaatcctcacttacacacccccatgtacatattcttgctgaacctttcactcatagacatttctttcccctcaaatattttccctaagttgctacatattcttctcacacaacaaaataacatttcattcttggggtgtatgactcaattgtatgtttttgggttcttggctgccagtgaattctttctcctgacggccatggcatatgatcgttatgttgccatctgtgatccccttcattacattgcccgaatgagcaggaaacactgtgctgggcttataactgcagcattcactgttgggtttgttgACCCTGTTGCCTATCTTGTTCTTatacctaaactatcatattgtgcttcccgtcttattaaccattacttctgtgatgtcacaccattgcttacactttcctgcagcagcacttttagtgtggaacttttaaaTTACCTTGTAGGGACATTGCTGGgtttcagttccttcctccttattctgatctcatacatatttatcatctctgctatcctgaaaatacaatcctcagaggggagacaaaaagccttttctacctgtgcttctcacctgatctgtgtgataaccctttatgggacagtattttgcctgtatatgagacccaccacaagttattccctggaaagagacaagtatttctcactgctgtacattgccctcggccctgtgctaaatcctcttatttacacactgaaaaatagagaatttaaattttcctttaataaagtgaGGCAAAGATTTTTAGCTCTTTTTATTTTAGATAAGTGTTAG